In Candidatus Cohnella colombiensis, one DNA window encodes the following:
- the fliM gene encoding flagellar motor switch protein FliM has product MVDVLSQNEIDALLAALSSGEMDAEELKKEETQRKIRSYDFKRAMRFSKDHLRSLTRIHENFARFLTTYFSAQLRTFVQINVVQVEQLPYDEFIRSIPKMTVLNIFEAEPLEGRLVLEVHPNVAYAMLDRLLGGAGAAPSKIGSLTEIETIIMEKIFSRALESLQEAWRTIVDIQPRLEALETNPQFMQIVSPNETIALISLSTKIGDTTGMINLCIPHIVIEPIMPRLSVHHWFVSQKRTRAPEEQQVLEQRVSKAKLTIVAELGSSNISVHEFLNLNVGDVIALHKQSEGNLDVKVGDKLKFIASPGTVRDKMAIQIHEIVSEGVEEANDE; this is encoded by the coding sequence TTGGTTGATGTTCTGTCGCAAAATGAGATCGATGCGTTGCTCGCAGCACTCTCTTCTGGAGAGATGGATGCAGAAGAGCTGAAAAAGGAAGAAACACAAAGGAAAATTCGTTCCTATGACTTTAAACGTGCGATGCGATTTTCTAAAGATCACCTTCGAAGCTTAACTAGAATCCATGAGAACTTTGCACGGTTTCTAACAACGTATTTCTCAGCACAGTTGCGGACGTTCGTACAAATCAACGTTGTGCAAGTCGAACAGCTGCCCTACGACGAATTCATCCGCTCAATTCCGAAGATGACTGTGTTAAATATCTTTGAAGCGGAGCCTTTAGAAGGTCGACTCGTTTTGGAGGTACATCCTAACGTAGCCTATGCTATGCTAGATCGATTGTTGGGCGGTGCAGGAGCTGCTCCTTCTAAAATCGGTAGTTTAACTGAAATTGAGACGATCATCATGGAAAAGATATTTAGTCGAGCGCTTGAAAGCTTGCAAGAAGCATGGCGTACCATTGTCGACATTCAGCCACGACTTGAAGCTTTGGAGACGAATCCGCAGTTTATGCAGATCGTATCTCCGAATGAGACGATCGCACTGATCTCATTAAGCACGAAGATTGGCGATACGACAGGCATGATTAATCTTTGTATTCCACATATTGTCATTGAACCTATTATGCCAAGGCTTTCTGTACATCATTGGTTTGTATCACAGAAACGTACACGAGCACCTGAAGAGCAGCAAGTACTAGAACAGAGAGTGAGTAAAGCGAAGCTAACAATCGTTGCAGAATTAGGAAGCTCTAATATTTCGGTTCATGAGTTTCTTAATCTAAACGTAGGTGATGTTATCGCATTACATAAGCAATCTGAAGGTAACTTGGATGTTAAAGTTGGGGACAAGCTGAAATTCATAGCAAGCCCGGGCACAGTTCGAGATAAGATGGCGATCCAAATTCATGAAATCGTCAGTGAAGGAGTGGAAGAAGCCAATGACGAGTAA
- a CDS encoding flagellar basal body-associated FliL family protein has product MKKMLPWLVSLLLAITLIAIVVMMIWPKIIGDDSKTPDQIAKESVDNVQAESISADELVKITSELSDIKTNLADPEYVVIMGFAFQLDSVKAKNEFDKIKTLKIKSIVNSALWNLTPDEMSSKSGKDKLKADLINSINLVLSEGKVNNVDITSFIMTTL; this is encoded by the coding sequence ATGAAAAAAATGTTGCCATGGCTCGTTTCGCTATTGTTGGCGATTACGCTGATTGCCATTGTCGTCATGATGATTTGGCCAAAGATCATTGGGGATGATAGTAAAACCCCTGATCAAATCGCCAAGGAAAGTGTCGATAATGTACAGGCTGAGTCGATCTCTGCGGATGAACTGGTCAAGATTACATCTGAGTTATCTGATATCAAGACAAATCTAGCAGATCCGGAATACGTAGTAATTATGGGTTTCGCATTCCAATTAGATAGTGTGAAAGCGAAAAACGAGTTTGATAAGATTAAGACATTGAAAATAAAATCAATAGTTAATTCCGCACTATGGAATCTCACACCTGATGAGATGAGTTCCAAGAGTGGAAAAGATAAGCTGAAAGCAGATCTGATCAACTCGATTAACTTGGTTTTATCTGAAGGCAAAGTGAATAATGTCGATATTACGAGTTTCATAATGACGACATTATGA
- a CDS encoding flagellar FlbD family protein, whose product MVVVTRLNGTKFYINALLIETIEETPDTLITLTTGKKFMVKENCSDVIRDIRHYIRSIGVLAAVTSKANTESEGATS is encoded by the coding sequence ATGGTTGTTGTTACGAGGTTAAATGGAACTAAGTTTTACATTAACGCATTATTGATCGAAACGATTGAGGAAACACCCGACACACTTATTACGCTTACGACTGGAAAGAAATTCATGGTTAAAGAAAATTGTTCGGATGTAATTCGTGATATACGACATTACATTCGCAGTATCGGCGTGTTAGCTGCAGTTACTAGTAAAGCAAACACGGAATCGGAGGGAGCTACGTCATGA
- the flgG gene encoding flagellar basal body rod protein FlgG has translation MLRSMYSGVSGMRGFQTKLDVIGNNIANVNTVGFKAGRVMFQDILSQTMSGVTAPQEGTSGGVNAKQVGLGVSVASIDTIHTGGSAMTTNVVTDLRIDGDGFFVVSPTDGGPQYLTRAGNFTLDANRQLVNADGMFVMAADDAGIITLDETVTAFSIAQDGTIIAIDQNGIATATDFKVGVAKVVNPSGLEKVGGNLYRMTPNANPESELVVSSAADLELGTGSIISGQLEMSNVDLTNEFTEMIVAQRGFQANSRIITTSDEILQEIVNLKR, from the coding sequence ATGCTGCGTTCAATGTACTCTGGGGTTTCCGGTATGCGCGGATTCCAAACAAAGCTTGATGTCATTGGTAACAATATTGCGAATGTAAACACTGTAGGTTTTAAAGCTGGTCGCGTTATGTTCCAAGATATTTTGAGCCAAACGATGTCTGGGGTTACAGCACCTCAAGAAGGTACATCTGGTGGTGTAAATGCGAAGCAAGTTGGTCTGGGTGTATCTGTTGCGTCCATAGACACGATTCACACTGGCGGTAGTGCAATGACGACGAACGTCGTTACAGATTTACGGATTGATGGTGACGGATTTTTCGTCGTCAGTCCAACGGATGGCGGACCACAATATTTGACTCGTGCGGGTAATTTCACACTCGATGCGAATCGTCAGCTTGTGAACGCAGATGGTATGTTCGTAATGGCAGCGGATGATGCAGGGATCATCACTTTGGATGAGACAGTTACAGCATTTTCTATTGCACAAGATGGAACAATCATTGCGATCGACCAAAACGGTATTGCAACAGCTACGGATTTTAAAGTCGGTGTTGCGAAGGTTGTTAATCCCTCAGGTTTGGAAAAAGTCGGTGGCAACTTGTACCGCATGACTCCAAATGCGAATCCTGAAAGTGAACTTGTAGTAAGCAGCGCAGCAGATTTGGAACTCGGAACAGGATCGATTATTTCCGGACAATTGGAAATGTCAAACGTCGATCTGACGAACGAGTTTACTGAAATGATCGTTGCACAGCGTGGTTTCCAAGCGAACTCAAGAATTATTACAACCTCTGATGAGATTTTGCAAGAAATCGTGAACCTGAAACGATAA
- a CDS encoding flagellar biosynthesis protein: MSNTFLVGQLSTGRTVPLQGTRSSSTNRADTQGSATFQKILEQQQELKFSIHAQQRLQQRGIELQADQLQRISSAIDQAGAKGAKDSLVLFRDIAMIVNVPNRIVVTAMDGQSMKEHIFTQIDSAVVVS, translated from the coding sequence ATGAGCAACACGTTTTTAGTAGGTCAACTATCAACTGGAAGAACAGTACCCTTGCAAGGAACCCGCAGTAGCAGCACGAATCGTGCTGACACACAAGGTTCAGCAACTTTCCAGAAGATACTTGAACAGCAACAGGAGCTCAAGTTCAGTATTCATGCCCAGCAACGCTTACAGCAAAGAGGAATCGAGCTGCAAGCCGATCAATTACAACGGATTTCAAGTGCGATTGATCAAGCAGGAGCTAAAGGTGCGAAAGACTCGTTAGTGTTATTCCGAGACATTGCTATGATCGTCAACGTTCCGAACAGAATTGTCGTAACTGCTATGGACGGTCAATCGATGAAAGAACATATCTTCACTCAAATCGATAGCGCAGTTGTCGTTAGCTAG
- the flgD gene encoding flagellar hook assembly protein FlgD: MASNISTSNIWPNYSTKNVQAAAREPVKELGKDQFLQILITQLRNQDPMQPMQDTEFIGQMAQFSSLEQMVNMSSQMSALRQSAGMVAALIGKEVTWQDTDYYGVTQTYVGVVDSVLWKNNVQYVQVGNAEVPIDEIKSISSPSTTDGSATASEPEVE, translated from the coding sequence ATGGCGAGCAATATTAGTACATCGAATATTTGGCCGAACTATTCGACAAAGAACGTACAGGCTGCAGCAAGAGAACCGGTCAAAGAGCTGGGGAAAGATCAGTTTCTGCAAATCTTAATTACACAGCTTCGTAATCAGGATCCGATGCAACCGATGCAAGATACCGAATTTATCGGACAAATGGCTCAATTCTCCTCACTTGAGCAGATGGTGAACATGTCTAGCCAAATGTCTGCTTTAAGACAGTCAGCAGGGATGGTCGCAGCGTTAATCGGTAAAGAGGTTACATGGCAGGATACAGATTACTATGGTGTAACTCAGACGTATGTTGGGGTTGTAGATTCAGTCCTTTGGAAAAACAATGTTCAATATGTTCAAGTGGGCAATGCTGAAGTTCCAATTGACGAAATTAAATCAATTTCAAGCCCTTCAACAACGGACGGTTCTGCAACTGCTAGTGAACCGGAGGTGGAGTAA
- a CDS encoding flagellar hook-length control protein FliK encodes MDMMVSATPTSTATPNGLAVSANSTGGASTNGKSFMGALVQAINGGSETGTTTASVPAALSTTSLLAQFIQQPDEAQATDVLALLGKLLDQVQQFQQQDVATKEAEEALSALMAALQNLLGQLDPSATTERTALQSSFDTSQTSVITAEEQQSSAQGMQQLATHAIQLLQQLIVAVENQGSSIPMSAVQNGEMKAILDVLADQLTKVNAEASKTATNVKDHDAVRTAQANVKALIQQPVSTDAQNVVAVTTEVKRAAPLFRDVAWQMNVVDSSEADASEKTATTVTAVTSSSADQSAGADAKPAWTLMNNDQTLAAHQVAKPSQPAQVPVQQFAEQMDKQIVKQFLLTQGNGISEAKLLLTPEHLGQVEVRIVMQNGQMTAQFMTNNPMAKELLDNQMAQLRTSLQSQGLQVERLEVVQQTASTNTSFLHQDQRQQSFGGNRNETSGHNQDGMYEGLDEFESELDRSTYLRDIGYGSSLNVTA; translated from the coding sequence ATGGACATGATGGTATCAGCCACACCAACATCAACTGCAACACCAAATGGTTTAGCTGTCTCAGCGAATTCAACAGGTGGAGCAAGCACGAATGGAAAGAGCTTCATGGGCGCTTTAGTTCAGGCGATCAATGGGGGGAGCGAAACAGGTACGACAACTGCTTCTGTTCCTGCTGCACTTAGTACAACAAGTTTGCTAGCGCAATTCATTCAACAACCAGATGAAGCACAAGCGACTGACGTTCTTGCATTGCTTGGTAAGCTGCTGGATCAAGTACAGCAATTCCAACAGCAAGACGTTGCTACGAAGGAAGCTGAAGAAGCGTTGTCTGCATTGATGGCTGCACTACAGAACTTGTTAGGTCAGCTTGACCCGTCAGCAACGACAGAGCGTACAGCTTTGCAAAGTTCTTTTGACACATCGCAGACATCAGTGATCACAGCTGAGGAGCAGCAATCCAGTGCGCAAGGTATGCAACAACTTGCAACCCATGCGATTCAATTGTTGCAACAGCTGATCGTTGCAGTCGAGAATCAAGGGTCATCCATTCCAATGTCTGCCGTGCAAAACGGTGAGATGAAAGCGATTTTGGATGTTCTAGCAGATCAGTTAACGAAGGTGAATGCTGAAGCAAGCAAGACAGCGACAAATGTGAAAGATCATGATGCAGTACGCACAGCTCAGGCGAATGTCAAAGCATTGATTCAGCAGCCGGTTTCAACGGATGCACAAAACGTTGTAGCTGTAACGACTGAAGTGAAGCGTGCAGCGCCACTATTTCGTGATGTCGCTTGGCAGATGAATGTAGTCGATTCTTCAGAAGCTGATGCGTCCGAAAAGACTGCAACAACGGTCACTGCAGTAACTTCAAGTTCAGCGGATCAATCTGCTGGAGCAGACGCTAAGCCAGCTTGGACATTGATGAACAATGACCAAACATTAGCAGCGCATCAGGTAGCAAAGCCTTCGCAACCTGCGCAAGTACCCGTTCAACAATTTGCCGAGCAGATGGACAAGCAAATAGTGAAGCAATTTTTGCTAACGCAAGGTAATGGGATTTCTGAAGCGAAGCTGTTGCTAACACCAGAGCATCTTGGTCAAGTTGAGGTTCGGATTGTGATGCAGAATGGGCAAATGACTGCACAGTTTATGACGAACAATCCAATGGCAAAAGAACTTCTTGATAATCAGATGGCGCAACTAAGAACTTCCTTACAAAGCCAAGGTCTTCAAGTAGAACGTCTTGAGGTGGTGCAACAAACCGCATCAACGAACACTTCGTTCTTGCATCAAGATCAACGTCAACAAAGCTTCGGTGGCAATCGTAACGAAACGAGTGGACACAATCAAGATGGAATGTATGAAGGGTTAGATGAATTCGAATCTGAGTTAGATCGTTCAACCTACTTGCGCGATATTGGTTATGGAAGCTCGCTTAACGTCACTGCTTAA
- a CDS encoding FliG C-terminal domain-containing protein, whose translation MANADVEKSSSGFERFLFFVTPILFTAILVAVLLFMFNPDWRNSALEFGNKIPVVKSILPNPSIESTEVVRTDDELTVNNAKEKVDELKVTINNQEAALTKATEEAVSNQKKIEELQAQLDLLTKDTNAEAISTEAYKERIVTLANMYAKMTPSKAAPIFENMTLEEAALILGEMTDTVRGKVLEKMTPKRAADVTIKLKDSDTVDNREIAALQARIAELELSSGQGSDQLDTTEINRTFSAMTPVKAASLLLQLATTSQSRVLHILGVLDNASRSSILTAMADEDKKTTAMLVSKLIPITP comes from the coding sequence ATGGCGAACGCAGATGTGGAGAAAAGCAGTAGCGGATTCGAACGGTTTCTCTTTTTTGTAACCCCAATCTTGTTTACCGCGATACTCGTTGCTGTGCTGCTCTTTATGTTCAACCCGGATTGGCGCAATTCAGCATTAGAGTTCGGAAACAAGATTCCAGTAGTTAAATCGATATTGCCTAATCCATCTATTGAATCAACTGAGGTTGTGCGCACAGACGATGAACTGACGGTGAACAATGCTAAGGAAAAGGTAGACGAGCTTAAGGTCACTATTAACAATCAAGAAGCGGCTTTAACCAAGGCGACAGAGGAAGCCGTCTCAAATCAGAAGAAGATAGAAGAGCTTCAGGCTCAGCTTGATTTGTTGACAAAGGACACGAACGCTGAAGCGATTTCAACTGAAGCCTACAAAGAACGAATCGTCACGCTTGCGAATATGTACGCTAAGATGACTCCAAGTAAAGCCGCTCCTATATTTGAAAATATGACATTGGAAGAAGCGGCGCTAATTTTAGGCGAGATGACGGACACTGTTCGCGGTAAAGTGCTCGAGAAGATGACACCTAAACGTGCAGCAGATGTCACGATAAAGTTGAAAGATTCTGACACCGTTGACAATCGAGAAATTGCAGCATTACAAGCGCGGATAGCTGAGCTTGAATTGAGTAGTGGTCAAGGGTCAGATCAACTGGATACAACAGAAATTAATCGTACGTTTTCAGCTATGACTCCCGTGAAAGCCGCATCATTATTGTTGCAGCTAGCGACGACGAGTCAAAGTCGTGTGTTACATATCTTAGGAGTACTAGATAACGCTTCGCGTTCAAGTATTCTTACAGCAATGGCAGATGAGGACAAAAAGACGACCGCAATGCTAGTGAGCAAATTGATTCCGATTACTCCTTAA
- the fliJ gene encoding flagellar export protein FliJ, which produces MARFHYPLQKVVDLKGSEKSMAEWEFAASLSVLRKEEERMETLQQERRALVRQLEETTQRPTALNRLTELHLYFEIIDQRIREQHEGVRIASEQVTRRQSQLKDKMVDEKVWLNAKDRAYERFRTEWLNKEQSELDEIAIVRSAAVSRG; this is translated from the coding sequence GTGGCAAGATTCCATTACCCTTTACAGAAAGTCGTAGATCTTAAAGGTAGCGAGAAATCAATGGCAGAATGGGAATTTGCCGCTTCACTCAGCGTTCTCCGCAAGGAAGAAGAGCGGATGGAGACTTTGCAGCAAGAGCGTAGAGCACTTGTGAGGCAGTTGGAGGAGACGACACAACGCCCGACAGCACTTAATCGACTGACAGAGCTTCATCTCTATTTCGAAATTATCGATCAACGGATTAGGGAACAGCATGAAGGGGTAAGGATCGCAAGCGAGCAAGTAACACGCAGACAAAGTCAGCTCAAAGATAAAATGGTTGATGAGAAAGTGTGGTTGAACGCTAAGGATCGTGCCTATGAGCGTTTTCGAACAGAATGGCTCAATAAAGAACAAAGTGAATTGGATGAAATTGCGATCGTTCGCTCTGCTGCCGTATCACGCGGTTAA